AATCTTCGCGTGCTCGCGGTAGTTGTCCATCGGATCGGTGTACTTCTTATGCCATTCCCGCATGTACGCCGCCACTTGATAGGCGATCACCGACCACACGCCCAAGAGCGTCGGCTCCCCGGCCCGCTCGACGATCGACCGGTGAAACTCCAACTCGCACTCCGTCACGCTGGGAATGTCGCGCCGCTGGCAAGCCCGGCGGAGCTTTTTCAACATCGAATCCCAACGGTTAAAGTCGTCGTCGCCGAGCGAGTCAAAGCACAACTGCAACGCATAGACTTCAATGGTTCGGCGCAGCGGCGTCAGAAATTCCTGGATGTGGTCGGGGGGCGATTCCCGCACCTTGACGCCGCAATTCGCCACCGCCTCGACCAAACCTTCG
The nucleotide sequence above comes from Pirellulales bacterium. Encoded proteins:
- a CDS encoding GntR family transcriptional regulator; the encoded protein is MRSTSKKFVRGKIVERLRNDVLSGRIEPGQFLRQEKLVARFRVSRMPVREALMQLANEGLVEAVANCGVKVRESPPDHIQEFLTPLRRTIEVYALQLCFDSLGDDDFNRWDSMLKKLRRACQRRDIPSVTECELEFHRSIVERAGEPTLLGVWSVIAYQVAAYMREWHKKYTDPMDNYREHAKIVALFRAGDKQLAIKFYAEMIGAHHLIR